A single window of Nicotiana sylvestris chromosome 3, ASM39365v2, whole genome shotgun sequence DNA harbors:
- the LOC104247159 gene encoding uncharacterized protein, whose product MTAKSSHKSPNGSKDHGMGGASSVELIPPRKPYSSSPVHRKFIQPAVMSEGAAATTEVMHPKSFRPSLWPLQPGASSKELHETICRAKSTFVSVMWRGLCEWIKEFSVDSTDSFMKLEESISLTLTEIQRENIIDISTLEDPVEAFFKTYTEYDALRSSKMSKELHQDSLSNAQQRLDDVKLEYGKANESAERLQVALASVETQLAALTSKKNKITVLLNKQ is encoded by the coding sequence ATGACTGCAAAGAGCTCCCACAAGTCACCAAATGGTTCTAAGGATCATGGTATGGGTGGAGCTTCTTCAGTGGAGTTAATTCCACCTAGAAAGCCATATTCTTCTTCTCCGGTTCATAGAAAGTTTATCCAACCAGCTGTGATGAGTGAAGGTGCGGCTGCTACAACTGAGGTCATGCACCCGAAATCGTTCAGGCCTTCCTTATGGCCATTGCAGCCTGGTGCTTCAAGCAAAGAGCTGCATGAGACTATTTGTCGTGCCAAATCGACTTTTGTTTCTGTGATGTGGCGTGGATTGTGCGAGTGGATCAAGGAGTTCTCTGTAGATTCCACGGACAGCTTTATGAAGTTGGAGGAAAGTATTAGTTTGACTCTTACGGAAATACAAAGAGAGAATATCATTGATATTTCTACTTTGGAGGATCCAGTTGAAGCTTTCTTCAAGACTTATACAGAGTATGATGCTTTAAGATCGTCCAAGATGAGTAAAGAATTACACCAAGATTCACTCTCTAACGCACAACAACGCCTCGATGATGTGAAGTTGGAATATGGGAAGGCAAATGAGTCCGCTGAAAGACTTCAAGTGGCTCTTGCGAGTGTCGAGACACAATTAGCAGCCCTGACCTCTAAAAAGAATAAGATCACCGTGCTCCTGAATAAACAATAA